TTTAGTTGTGGAATTAACTTGTTGAGTAATTGCAGTTTTTCTTTTGCATTATCTAATTGAATGCGTAATTGTTGTTCGCCGCTATTAAATTGGTTTAATTCACGATCAATTTCATTGCGTTCGCGATTAATTTCAGACATTAACTCTTCTGGATTTGGCTGGAACGCCAGCGCCAAATGCAACCCAACAAATTGGCTGAAATGTTCGTGTAAACGTTGGCATTTTTGTACATCAAACGCAATTTGGGCATGTTGTTCTGCCACTTCATCACGTTCAATTTGTAATTCTTCTAAACGTTTTTCACGTGCTGCGCGCCCAAATAACGGGATTTCAGGGAATCGTGAATAGCGTAATTCACGATCTGAAACTTGCACGACAACACCTAGCTCAAGTTCTTGTGCGGATAATACGCTGTCGTCAAATGCGGTAGGATCGCCTTCAATTAAGTACAAATCATCAGGGCAATCTTCTAATTGGACAAGTTGTTCACGCACAGCATTGAGATCACGCACAACAATAGCATGACGTGCAGGCCCGTAAAGTGCGGAGAAATAAGGCGCGTCTTCAATGGTTACATCATCGTAAAGCTCTGAAAGTAATACCCCACCAAAACGTTCTGCCAACATATTTAAACGAGGATCTTCTGAACCATCTGGCTGACTTAAACGAGAAATTTGTTCATCCAATTGCAAACGTTTTTGTTCCAGTTGATCACGCTGCATCGTGAGTTCACGCTCTTTCACAAGTTGTGATTGCATAAAATTCATCACATCTTGGCTATGTTCAAACCTCTCGCCACTTTGTTGTTCTAAACGTTCTAATGCAGCTTGAGCTGTCAGCCATGCTGGGGCTTTACGCGCATTTTCATCATAAAGTGCGGTTAAATTTTCACGTTTTTGACGAAGCGCAGAACGATTTTCCACTTGTTCTGAAAGTTCAGCAGAAATATCTTCAATTAACGATTCTTGCTCTGCGTGATAATCCTCTAATTCTTCTGCCGTTTGTAAACTTAAATTAGCACGTTGATTAAAATCATTAAGTAATTTGACCGCACTTTGTTGTTGTGCATAGCGTTGCTCAAGTTCATGTAATTTTGTGCGAAGTTGTGGCGTTTGTTGTGCCTGCAATTTTTGGCTTGGATATTCACGTAATAATTCTTTCGCACTTTCCCACGCCGCAGAACGAGGCATTTCACCCGCAATTTTGCATACTAATTGGTACGCTTTATCGAACTGAGATTTCGCTGCTTCAGAAATAGACATTTTGTGCTCAAGCTCAAGTACGGTTTCCGTTAAACTTTCAGCATGGACTTCAAACTCTGCGTGATAATCTTCTACATTTTTAACACTTAAATCCGCTAAACCACATAATGTTTTCGCTTTTTCAAGGGCTGCAATGGCTTGTTGATATTGAAGTGCGCGAGTTTGTTGGGCATCTAATGCTTGTTGATAATCTGCTAATTGGGCTCGTACCGCATCAATTTCAATTTCGGTTTGTTCAAATTGGGCTTGGCTTTCTTCTAACGCATCATTCGCATCTTCAACCACCATTTTTTGTTCTTCTAAACGCTCGGTAAGTTCTGTAATATCTTCTTGATAACGCATGATTTTTTCTTGATGACGCAAAGCATTTAGCACTAAGTTAAGATGATCAACCGCACTTTGGTGATCAACTTCTAAAATACGTTCATTTTCTGCCAATTCAGCCGCTTCTCGACTTAAATCAACTAAACGATGTTGAGATAAATTCTGCTCTGCTTTTGCTTTATACCACTCGCGACGAGATTCTAATGCAGCCTCAATATTGCCACGGCGTTCATTCGCATTACGCATATAATCCGAAGCTACATAGTTGGTGGTTTCAGTAATTAAATGTTTGAATAAATCGCGATCTGATTGCGTGACCTTAATCGCTTCTAAAGTCATACGGTTCTCACGCAATGCACTTTCCATATCTTGGAAAGCTTTGCGTACACCTAAATTTTCTGGCAATAAATAATCACGTAAAGAGCGTGTGATTGCACTGGAAATACCACCGTATAAAGATGCTTCGATAAGTTTATAGAATTTGCTTCGGTCAGATGCCGAACGTAAACGTTTCGGAATAATACCTAAATCGAACATCATGCCGTGATAATCAGTGATGGAATGATATTGTTTAAATTGCGCACCGATATTTTCAATTTTATCTTTGAGTTCGTTTAAATTAAGTACGCGTGCTTGACGTTCGCCCACGGTTTCAGTGAAAAGTGCGGTCGGATTTTGAGATAATTCTACACCTTGAATTGAAAACGTTTTTAAATCAACCTTTTTATCACGACCCGCAATTTGTTGCAGACGCACACCGACAAGAATACGTTGATGGCGAGAATTAATGGTATCTAATACCGCGTAACAAACACCCGGACGCAATTTACCATGTAAACCTTTATCACGAGAACCGCCTGTAGAGCCTGCTTCAGTAGTATTACGGAAATGTAAAAGGGTTAAATCTGGAATTAATGCTGTCACAAATCCAGCCATTGTGGTTGATTTACCCGCACCGTTACCACCAGAAAGTGTGGTAACTAATTCATCTAAATCGAAAGTACGCGCAAAAAAACCATTCCAGTTAATTAAGGTTAAAGAACGAAATTTACCACGCTCTACACCATTGTTTGCAGTCATGCTAAAAGGGATAGGTGTTTCAACGATTTCTTCGACGTTTTCATTTTCTATAATGACTTCATCGCTATCTAATTCGATTTCACTTTCTAATTCAAAAACATCAGACATTATTCTTGTTCTCCGTCAAATTCTTCGTCAATTTCATCCGCACTTTCCGCATCGTTTTCCATTAATTGCGCCTGTTTTTCCAACGCTAAGGATTCTGGTGTTGCCGCTTCCCCATCACGAATGAGTCGAGCTTGCGCCTCTAATGGATCATCTCCGCTACGCACTTCTGCACCAAAACGAAATACAGATTCAGAAATCGTAAATTTTCCACTATTTTGTTCGCCAACAGTTTGAATCATACCTAAACGACGCAAACGACCAATTGCAGCTCGCACTTTTTCTGCCAATTTTTGTTTATCTAAATCGGAACCACTTGAACGCTGATTAACCGCTTTTAATAATTTTCCTTCATCGGCAAGATTTAATAATTCATCATATACTTCTTGCGTGCTAAAAATGCCCTGTTGAGCTAAACGTTCTGGGCTTAAATAAAGATAACAAAGCACTTTACCAACAAGCATTTCCAACTCAGAAAGTACTGAACGCGCAATTAATGTCGTTGCTTTAGGACGAAGATAGAAAAATCCTTCTGGTGCACGAATTAGTTCCACATTATAGCGACGATAAAATCCATCTAATTCATTTTGGAAATCCATTAAAAATGCGTGATTATCTAAATGCTCCGTGCTGATATGGCGACCTGAGCGCAATAGACTATCTACCGCTGGAAATATTGGATTTGCAATCGCCACAGCGAGTTTTGGGGAAATTACATCTTGAAGGTTGTCTGTCATAGGTTATTTCTCTATTAAAACTTTATTCAGTTACTTTCTTCGTTAATCATTATTGCCAAATCTTCCCTAGCCCCTCTTTGCTAAAGAGAGGGATATTCTTTAGCAAATCAATTCTTGCTGATTCCTTCAGCATTTTCTAACACAATGAAATAATCTCAATATTGATTATTTCATTATTATTCCCCTATTTAGCAAAGAGGGATTAGGGAGATCTAACAGAAGTAATTCCGTCGAAATTAGCTTTTAAATTATCTTAAAATTAATACTTATCAATCACATGCGCTTGAACTTCTGCGCCACTTTTATTAATTGCTTGCCAATCTGGATAAATACCCGATAAATCATCATTTGCCATACCAAGACGTACGGCTTGATCAACAATGATTCGAGCCACATCAAAATGACGAGAAAGTGGATAATTTTCCAGTTGTTCTTTTAACACTAAACTCAAATCAATCGGACGGTTATTTTCACGATAAGCAATCAGTAAGCCTTGCATATGCTCTACAATTTGATCATGTAAATCAGAAAGGGATTCGTATTGCAATTCTTCTGGCAATTCACCCAATGCATCATCTTCACGCAACACCATTTCTTCATCGCGCAGATCAACTAAACGCTCAGCTTGCGCTGTCCATAAGAACCAAGGATGCTCAAAATAATGATGAATAGAATTACGTAAACGTTGTGAGAACACGCGATTTTTATCCATATCAATGGCTGTACGAATAAATTTATGTACATGGCGGTCATAACCAATCCATAAGTCTATGGCTTGTTGCCCCCAGCTAATAATTCGGTCAAGTTTAGATTGTAAATCGGTAATTAATTGATCGATAAAATACAAATCATCACGCCCAATCACACAATCTTGAATACGCAATAATTGTGCTTGAAGTTTATCCCCCGCGGCATTTAGCGTATCTTGCAATTCGCGCAAATTCCCAGATGTTTCATCTAATAAACGTTCACAGCTTGAAATTGCCGCTTGCCAATCTTTAGTAAGAAGCTCTGCAATTTCATCTTTAATGCTTTGCTGGTTTTCATCCATAATACGTTGTGAAAGATCGATGCTATCAAAAATCTCTGCAACGGAATATTTTAATGGCGCAAACACATTACGACGCCAATAATGTTCACTTTCATTATTCTCCACGCCTTCTTCTGCAGAATCAGACGCGCGTTGAATTTCATCTGCCACAATGGAAAGTTGCACTGAAAGACGCAATGCGGAAAATTCACGCTGACGAATGTAATAATCAGACACGCCAACACCTAATGGCGTTAAACGATAAATCGCCAAACCTTCAGTAAATTCGCTACTAAAACGATTTAACAAACGTTGTTTCACTAATTCATTAATTGCATTATTCGCTCGTGTTGCAATGGCATCCGTGGATTGCTCAAAAGCATTCATCGTGTGGCGGAAAATATCCACAAGATCGGCTTCTAACATTTCGCCGTCTAAACGTTCGTTGTTATAAATTGCAATCGCCAGCAGGAAAACCAAGCGCTCGGTAGGTAAATTCAAAGAAAACTCGCGATCTTTTGCCCAAGAGACGAGTTCAGGAATAGTTTGGGATGTTTCAATCATTGAATTGCAAAGCGTTAAAATTGAACAAAAAATTGGAAAGATTATACAGGATTTTTTACGGATCTTAAAAATCTTCTTTTGAATTGACCGCACTTTTCCTATTTCTAACGCAGGAGAAATACAAATATTACCTATTTATTGCCCGCTCATTAAATCTATCAATAACTCATTTCTAAATTCATTGGAAGAAGAAACGATTGTTAATTACTTTTCATACTTTCTTTTTTCGAATGTATATAGATTTCTAAAAATATAATACTTTAGATAATTAATTTCAGGAGATTTCTGCTGTGAATAGTGGTAGCTGGTAAAATAAAAGAAAGAATTTAATTTTTCAGAAAATTTTCAAACAATACCAGAAATAAAAAATATTTGAGCGTTTTTGCACAATTTTAGTTAATAAGATTTCCTATACTGATACCTCATGTACATCAGAAAAGGAAAAATCATGAAAAAAATGATCTCAACAGTATTTTGTTCGTTTATTGCTGGTACATCTTGTGCTAACTCATCAGTTTTTAGCATTAATGTGCCAGATTTACCTGAACACGGATTTCACGCTAAAAACTTGTTAAGTGCCGATTATGGTTTTGGTTGCAATGGAGGAAATCTGTCACCAGCAATATCTTGGGCGAATGCTCCGAAAGGGACGAAAAGTTTTGTGGTGACGATCTATGATAAAGATGCGCCAACAGGCATTGGCTGGATGCATTGGGTAGTTGCAAATATTCCTGCAAATACGACCGCTCTTCCTGAAGGCATTAAAGCTGATGGTACTAATTTACCACAAGGTGCGCTGCAAACCCGCACTGATTTTGGAGTGCCAGGCTTTGGCGGAGCTTGTCCACCCGAAGGACAAAAACATCGTTACGAAATTAAAGTCACAGCAGTAAGTGTAGAAATCTTGCCAAATGTGACGACAGATACAATGCCTGCTGTAGTCGGTTATTTTACTAAAGCTAATGCCCTTGCCGAAGCTTCTATTATTGTGGAACATAGTCGTTAAACAGCACTCGATTGCCGAACCTCTAACGGAGAACAACCAAAATGTTGTTTAAATTTCACGGAAAAACGTGAATGACTTTCATAGCCAACTTCATAGGCAATTTGTGAAATTGGGCGTTGAGTAAGTTGTAACAAATTCAACGCTCTCATCATTCGAACTGTAGTTAATACTTCCCGAAACGATGTTTTTTCTGCAGCGAGATGACGACGCAATGTAGCTTCACTGGTATTTAACAATTTTGCCATGTCTCCAATTTTCCAGTGATACTCAAAATTTTCTGAAATTTTCTTACTAATTTGACACTTTAAGGAAGGTGTAGAAAATGGATTAAATACACCACCCTGTTCCGACAACCAAGCCAGCAATTCCCACAAGCGAATTTCCACAATACGATCAGGAGTTTCATCACTGGAAAGTGCTTTTGAAACAATCGAAAAAGCTTGCTGTATAAAAGGATGTGCAGGCAAGTGAAACAGGCTTTCAAAGGGTTTTGGCTCAGAAAGCAGCCCAAAAAATCTCTCAACCACTGCATTATCAATAGATAACCAATCCGCTTGATATACACCTAATTCATCAGGTTCATTAATCACATCAAAGCGTTGATTTCCTGCCAACATTACCATTTCACCAGCTTGGATAATTTTCTCTCCATTTATCCAACGCAAAATTTTCCTACCACGCCTAACCCAAATAACGGTAGGTTGCGTAAAATAAGATTTATCTAGTTTCAATTTATGTCTTTGTATAATAGTACTTTTTTCAGCAAAATTAGGACGAATGAGCATAAAAATTCCTTGTAAAAGTGCGGTCATTTTAAGTAATTTTTTATGAATGTTCTAGATTAGGCTAAACACTCTCCCAATTTTTAAATGAAGGATCATTTAGAATTAATCTGCTACCTATAGCTATTTTCAACGTACAAATGCTCACTAGACAGATAAAACCATCGTTCAGTTATATAATCAAATAGACGTAGAAAATTACAGAGAATCTAACTAGTTTATAGAATTCCATTATTGTCAGCTCAGATCTAATCTTCTACAGTTTAAGAACATATTACTTCTAAATTTTAGGAAAATGCGATCTTACTCTGATTTTTCACGTATAATGTGCGCCTTTCATGAATAACTAAAGATAACAGAATGACCGAATTAACCCAGTTAGCCCAACAAGAAAAAAAACAAACCTATAATTTCAATAAATTACAAAAACGTCTTCGCCGTAACGTAGGCAACGCCATTGCGGATTTTGGAATGATCGAAGATGGCGATAAAGTCATGGTGTGTTTATCCGGAGGCAAAGACAGTTATACGCTTCTCGATATTTTGTTAAATTTACAGCAAAGCGCACCGATAAAATTTGATATTGTGGCTGTGAACCTCGATCAAAAACAACCGGGGTTTCCAGAACACGTATTGCCTGAATATTTGGAAAGCATTAGCGTAGATTACAAAATCGTACAAGAAAATACTTACGGAATTGTAAAAGAAAAAATTCCAGAAGGAAAAACCACTTGTTCACTCTGCTCTCGCCTACGCCGTGGAATTTTATATCGTACCGCCACAGAACTTGGTGCAACCAAAATCGCTTTAGGACACCACCGAGACGATATGTTAGCGACACTATTTTTAAATATGTTTTATGGTGGCAAAATGAAATCCATGCCACCTAAATTAATTTCTGACGATGGCAAACAAATTGTGATTCGTCCGCTTGCTTATTGCAAAGAAAAAGATATTGAGAAATATGCCATCGCGAAAGAATTTCCGATTATTCCTTGTAATCTATGTGGCTCACAACCAAATCTTCAACGCCAAGTGGTGAAAGAAATGCTAAATACTTGGGATCGCCAATATCCGGGACGCTTAGAAACCATGTTCAGCGCAATGCAAAACATTACATTGTCACATATGTGCGATCCGAAATTATTTGATTTCAAAGGAATCAAACATGGGCAACTAATTGATGGCATTGAAGGCGATACCGCATTTGATGAAGAACGAATCACGCCAATGCAATTTGAAGACGAAGATCAAACTGATTTTTCAAACAACGAAATGATTAACTTTAAAGAAGTAAATTAATATGTTGAATATCAATGGAATGGAAATTGAAACTGACAAAGATGGTTATTTGCTTAATAGTCAACAATGGAACGAAGATGTTGCTCGCTCTATTGCGCAATTAGAAAGTATCGAATTAACAGATGCCCATTGGGAAGTGATTTATTTTGTGCGAGACTTTTATCAAGAATATAACACCTCCCCAGCCATCCGTATGTTGGTAAAAGCCATGGCTGAAAAGCTTGGGGCAGATAAAGGTAATAGCCGTTATTTGCAACGCTTATTTCCTGAAGGCCCCGCAAAACAAGCTACAAAACTAGCAGGCTTACCGAAACCTGCAAAATGCCTATAAAAGTGCGGTCAATTTTTTGAAAATTTTAAACTCTGGGTTTATTTACGACTTGTTTTTTTGAAATAATAGATAAAATCTGCGTTCTTTTAAACCCTAACTAACAAGGAAATGTTATGAAAATTAGTGCAAGAAACCAATTAAAAGGTAAAGTTGTTTCAATCGAAAACGGTTCAGTAAACGCGATCGTTCACATTGATATCGGTGGCGGTAACGTACTTTCTTCTACTGTATCTTTAGCAGCAGTTAAAGAATTAAACTTAGAAGTTGGTAAAGAAGCATACGCAATCATCAAAGCAACTTCTGTAATGGTTGGGGTAGAATAATTTCTTCCATAAAAACAGAATTGAATATAACCGCACTTTTAAAGTGCGGTTTTTTTATGCCTTATTTTTCCAATCAACACATTTTTAGATAAAAAATAACGGCAATCGCTTAAACGATCACCGTTAAATTGAAATCACGGTTTAAATAGTAAATTATATTGGTTATTTTCGAGAAGTATTACTCTTCATTCAATAACTTTAATTCACGACTTCTTACTTGATTTTTCAAGATTTCCGCAAATTCTTCCACTGTAAATGTACCTAAATCAGCACCTTTACGGGTACGTACTGCCACTTTTCCTTCTGCGATTTCTTTATCACCACAAACAAGCATATAAGGCACTCGGCGTAAAGTATGTTCGCGGATTTTGAAACCCACTTTTTCGTTACGTAAATCAGTTTTCACGCGTAAACCTACATCAGAAAGCTGTTTCGCGACTTTTTGTACATAGTCTGCTTGGCTATCAGTGATACTCATAACAACCGCTTGGGTTGGTGCTAACCATGCTGGGAAGAAACCTGCATATTCTTCAGTGATGATACCAATAAAGCGCTCAATAGAACCTAAAATTGCACGGTGAATCATGACTGGGGTTTTACGGCTATTATCTTCTGCCACATAAGTTGCATCTAAACGACCTGGTAATGCGAAGTCTAATTGAACGGTACCACATTGCCATTCACGGCCAATGCTATCACGTAATGCAAATTCAATTTTCGGACCATAGAATGCGCCTTCACCTTCTTGAATTTCATATTCAAGACCGTTGTGCGCTAATGCTGCTGCAAGACCTGCTTCCGCACGATCCCACATTTCATCTGAACCGATACGATTTTCAGGGCGAGTAGAAAGTTTTACTGCGATATTAGTGAAACCAAAGGTGCCATAAATATCGTACACCATTTTGATACAGCTAGTTACTTCGCTCTCAATTTGATCTTCAGTACAGAAAATGTGCGCATCATCTTGAGTAAAGCCACGTACACGCATTAAACCGTGTAAAGAGCCTGATGGTTCATTACGGTGACAAGAACCAAATTCCGCCATACGGATTGGTAAATCACGGTAAGATTTCAAACCTTGATTAAAAATTTGAACGTGTCCTGGGCAGTTCATCGGTTTAATTGCATATTCACGATTTTCAGATTGGGTTGTGAACATTAAATCTGCGTAATTTTGCCAGTGACCTGTTTTTTCCCACAATACGCGATCCATCATAAAAGGGCCTTTTACTTCTTGATAATCGTATTGTTTTAATTTAGTACGCACAAAAGTTTCAAGCTCACGGAAAATTGTCCAGCCATCATTGTGCCAGAACACCATACCCGGCGCTTCTTCTTGCATATGATATAAATCTAATGCTTTACCAATTTTACGGTGGTCACGTTTTGCTGCTTCTTCTAAGCGTGTTAAGTATTCAGCAAGTTGTTTTTTATCTGCCCAAGCCGTACCATAGATACGTTGTAACATTTTATTTTTGCTGTCACCACGCCAGTACGCACCAGCAACTTTTTGTAATTTGAAATGCTGACAGAAACGCATATTTGGCACGTGTGGGCCACGGCACATATCAATATATTCTAAATGATGATATAACGCAGGCGTTGCGGTGCGTTCAATGTTTTCATCTAAAATTGCCATTTTGTATGGCTCGCCGCGTTTTTCAAAGGTATCACGCGCTTCTTGCCAAGTAACACGTTTTTTCACGACGTCATAATTGGTTTTTGCCAATTCCAACATACGTTTTTCGATGGCATCTAAATCTTCTTGCGTTAAAGAGCGGTCTAAATCAATGTCATAGTAGAAACCGTTTTCAATAGTTGGACCAATTGCCATTTTTACATCTGGGAATAATTGTTTAATAGCGTGTCCGAGCAAATGAGCGCAAGAATGGCGGATAATCTCTAAACCGTCTTCATCTTTTGCAGTAATAATTTCTAACGTTGCATCTTGGTCGATAACATCGCATGCATCACGACGCTCACCATTTACACGGCCTGCGATAGTAGCTTTAGCAAGACCCGCACCAATATCTTGTGCGACTTCAAGAACAGAAACAGGATGATCGAATTGACGTTGGGAACCGTCAGGTAAAGTAATAATTGGCATTGTTTTTTCCTTATACAGTGGTCACCCATACGAAAGGTGACGTGTTCGTTTAAAATTCTATAAAAATTAACCGCACTTTTGCCCTACTTGGCTTCATTCCTACCATTGAACGAGCGAAATTAGGCAAAAAATGCGTGGCGAATTCTATCACTTTCTTAATGTATTGTTAAATAAATGCACATATTTTACAGAAAGGAAATAATGTTTTTCTGGCTAGGGGCTTTATATCCTAAAAATAAAGGCTAGAATAACCGCACTTTTAAATACCCAGTTAAGGAATAAAAATGAGCAACGTATTAGTATTAAAATCTAGCATTTCAGGAAATAACGCCCAGACCAATCAATTGGCCGATTATGTTATCGAAAAATTACAAGGTAATCACATTGTTGTACGCGATCTAGCCCAACAACCACTTCCATATTTTGATGCCACAGCAGCAACGGCTGTACGCGGTGAACCTAAAAATAATGAAGAAAAACAACTTCTTGCACTTTCCGATGAATTAGTCTCAGAATTAAAAAATGCGGAAACTCTGGTTA
This portion of the Haemophilus haemolyticus genome encodes:
- the mukB gene encoding chromosome partition protein MukB, which produces MSDVFELESEIELDSDEVIIENENVEEIVETPIPFSMTANNGVERGKFRSLTLINWNGFFARTFDLDELVTTLSGGNGAGKSTTMAGFVTALIPDLTLLHFRNTTEAGSTGGSRDKGLHGKLRPGVCYAVLDTINSRHQRILVGVRLQQIAGRDKKVDLKTFSIQGVELSQNPTALFTETVGERQARVLNLNELKDKIENIGAQFKQYHSITDYHGMMFDLGIIPKRLRSASDRSKFYKLIEASLYGGISSAITRSLRDYLLPENLGVRKAFQDMESALRENRMTLEAIKVTQSDRDLFKHLITETTNYVASDYMRNANERRGNIEAALESRREWYKAKAEQNLSQHRLVDLSREAAELAENERILEVDHQSAVDHLNLVLNALRHQEKIMRYQEDITELTERLEEQKMVVEDANDALEESQAQFEQTEIEIDAVRAQLADYQQALDAQQTRALQYQQAIAALEKAKTLCGLADLSVKNVEDYHAEFEVHAESLTETVLELEHKMSISEAAKSQFDKAYQLVCKIAGEMPRSAAWESAKELLREYPSQKLQAQQTPQLRTKLHELEQRYAQQQSAVKLLNDFNQRANLSLQTAEELEDYHAEQESLIEDISAELSEQVENRSALRQKRENLTALYDENARKAPAWLTAQAALERLEQQSGERFEHSQDVMNFMQSQLVKERELTMQRDQLEQKRLQLDEQISRLSQPDGSEDPRLNMLAERFGGVLLSELYDDVTIEDAPYFSALYGPARHAIVVRDLNAVREQLVQLEDCPDDLYLIEGDPTAFDDSVLSAQELELGVVVQVSDRELRYSRFPEIPLFGRAAREKRLEELQIERDEVAEQHAQIAFDVQKCQRLHEHFSQFVGLHLALAFQPNPEELMSEINRERNEIDRELNQFNSGEQQLRIQLDNAKEKLQLLNKLIPQLNVLADEDLIDRIEECREQLDIAEQDEYFICQHGVTLSQLEPIANSLQSDPENYEGLKNELTQAIECQKQVQQRVFALADVVQRKPHFGYEDAGQAETSELNEKLRQRLEQMQAQRDTQREQVRQKQSQFAEYNRVLIQLQSSYDSKYQLLNELIGEISDLGVRADDGAEERARIRRDELHQQLSTSRQRRSYVEKQLTLIESEADNLNRLIRKTERDYKTQRELVVAAKVSWCVVLRLSRNSDMEKRLNRRELAYLSADELRSMSDKALGALRTAVADNEYLRDSLRVSEDSRKPENKVRFFIAVYQHLRERIRQDIIKTDDPIDAIEQMEIELSRLTTELTGREKKLAISSESVANIMRKTIQREQNRIRMLNQGLQNIAFGQVKSVRLVVNIRDTHAMLLDALSGQQDEYQDLFNDNRITFSEAMAKLYQRINPHIDMGQRTAQTIGEELLDYRNYLELEVEVFRGADGWLRAESGALSTGEAIGTGMSILLMVVQSWEEESRRIRGKDIVPCRLLFLDEAARLDGKSISTLFELCERLDMQLLIAAPENISPEKGTTYKLVRKIAGNQEHVHVVGLRGFGATE
- the mukE gene encoding chromosome partition protein MukE yields the protein MTDNLQDVISPKLAVAIANPIFPAVDSLLRSGRHISTEHLDNHAFLMDFQNELDGFYRRYNVELIRAPEGFFYLRPKATTLIARSVLSELEMLVGKVLCYLYLSPERLAQQGIFSTQEVYDELLNLADEGKLLKAVNQRSSGSDLDKQKLAEKVRAAIGRLRRLGMIQTVGEQNSGKFTISESVFRFGAEVRSGDDPLEAQARLIRDGEAATPESLALEKQAQLMENDAESADEIDEEFDGEQE
- the mukF gene encoding chromosome partition protein MukF, whose protein sequence is MIETSQTIPELVSWAKDREFSLNLPTERLVFLLAIAIYNNERLDGEMLEADLVDIFRHTMNAFEQSTDAIATRANNAINELVKQRLLNRFSSEFTEGLAIYRLTPLGVGVSDYYIRQREFSALRLSVQLSIVADEIQRASDSAEEGVENNESEHYWRRNVFAPLKYSVAEIFDSIDLSQRIMDENQQSIKDEIAELLTKDWQAAISSCERLLDETSGNLRELQDTLNAAGDKLQAQLLRIQDCVIGRDDLYFIDQLITDLQSKLDRIISWGQQAIDLWIGYDRHVHKFIRTAIDMDKNRVFSQRLRNSIHHYFEHPWFLWTAQAERLVDLRDEEMVLREDDALGELPEELQYESLSDLHDQIVEHMQGLLIAYRENNRPIDLSLVLKEQLENYPLSRHFDVARIIVDQAVRLGMANDDLSGIYPDWQAINKSGAEVQAHVIDKY
- a CDS encoding YbhB/YbcL family Raf kinase inhibitor-like protein; its protein translation is MKKMISTVFCSFIAGTSCANSSVFSINVPDLPEHGFHAKNLLSADYGFGCNGGNLSPAISWANAPKGTKSFVVTIYDKDAPTGIGWMHWVVANIPANTTALPEGIKADGTNLPQGALQTRTDFGVPGFGGACPPEGQKHRYEIKVTAVSVEILPNVTTDTMPAVVGYFTKANALAEASIIVEHSR
- a CDS encoding AraC family transcriptional regulator, with the translated sequence MLIRPNFAEKSTIIQRHKLKLDKSYFTQPTVIWVRRGRKILRWINGEKIIQAGEMVMLAGNQRFDVINEPDELGVYQADWLSIDNAVVERFFGLLSEPKPFESLFHLPAHPFIQQAFSIVSKALSSDETPDRIVEIRLWELLAWLSEQGGVFNPFSTPSLKCQISKKISENFEYHWKIGDMAKLLNTSEATLRRHLAAEKTSFREVLTTVRMMRALNLLQLTQRPISQIAYEVGYESHSRFSVKFKQHFGCSPLEVRQSSAV
- the ttcA gene encoding tRNA 2-thiocytidine(32) synthetase TtcA, which codes for MTELTQLAQQEKKQTYNFNKLQKRLRRNVGNAIADFGMIEDGDKVMVCLSGGKDSYTLLDILLNLQQSAPIKFDIVAVNLDQKQPGFPEHVLPEYLESISVDYKIVQENTYGIVKEKIPEGKTTCSLCSRLRRGILYRTATELGATKIALGHHRDDMLATLFLNMFYGGKMKSMPPKLISDDGKQIVIRPLAYCKEKDIEKYAIAKEFPIIPCNLCGSQPNLQRQVVKEMLNTWDRQYPGRLETMFSAMQNITLSHMCDPKLFDFKGIKHGQLIDGIEGDTAFDEERITPMQFEDEDQTDFSNNEMINFKEVN
- a CDS encoding TusE/DsrC/DsvC family sulfur relay protein, with the translated sequence MLNINGMEIETDKDGYLLNSQQWNEDVARSIAQLESIELTDAHWEVIYFVRDFYQEYNTSPAIRMLVKAMAEKLGADKGNSRYLQRLFPEGPAKQATKLAGLPKPAKCL
- a CDS encoding TOBE domain-containing protein — its product is MKISARNQLKGKVVSIENGSVNAIVHIDIGGGNVLSSTVSLAAVKELNLEVGKEAYAIIKATSVMVGVE
- the thrS gene encoding threonine--tRNA ligase; its protein translation is MPIITLPDGSQRQFDHPVSVLEVAQDIGAGLAKATIAGRVNGERRDACDVIDQDATLEIITAKDEDGLEIIRHSCAHLLGHAIKQLFPDVKMAIGPTIENGFYYDIDLDRSLTQEDLDAIEKRMLELAKTNYDVVKKRVTWQEARDTFEKRGEPYKMAILDENIERTATPALYHHLEYIDMCRGPHVPNMRFCQHFKLQKVAGAYWRGDSKNKMLQRIYGTAWADKKQLAEYLTRLEEAAKRDHRKIGKALDLYHMQEEAPGMVFWHNDGWTIFRELETFVRTKLKQYDYQEVKGPFMMDRVLWEKTGHWQNYADLMFTTQSENREYAIKPMNCPGHVQIFNQGLKSYRDLPIRMAEFGSCHRNEPSGSLHGLMRVRGFTQDDAHIFCTEDQIESEVTSCIKMVYDIYGTFGFTNIAVKLSTRPENRIGSDEMWDRAEAGLAAALAHNGLEYEIQEGEGAFYGPKIEFALRDSIGREWQCGTVQLDFALPGRLDATYVAEDNSRKTPVMIHRAILGSIERFIGIITEEYAGFFPAWLAPTQAVVMSITDSQADYVQKVAKQLSDVGLRVKTDLRNEKVGFKIREHTLRRVPYMLVCGDKEIAEGKVAVRTRKGADLGTFTVEEFAEILKNQVRSRELKLLNEE